In a genomic window of Telopea speciosissima isolate NSW1024214 ecotype Mountain lineage chromosome 5, Tspe_v1, whole genome shotgun sequence:
- the LOC122662313 gene encoding probable receptor-like protein kinase At1g49730 isoform X1, with amino-acid sequence MAVHGGAVVLLGFLVFLKFQRIVMGGDCPLDLSASNFTLAASACSNNYDRGKCCHYVNAFVAVAMARYANLTSNLGVPSELSEVCLHFISGTLELYGIPPNATVFCALGTKIPVNYECEGRTTVMQMLQSPEFGNVTENCKLPLSVESSCRQCINAGIVYLHHLGGADNNMTLVTCRDATFAALASQGDNESAIEMASCFFGVQGLSIPSEPSPPSLTPEASPSTVPAASPSQSLVRTPLMEYHHTNPLMVIAGVGSAVTVVAVWLLIVLIFLIHRKSKELEDSESPDKTSWKALPHRLSRKCQEGPSSKFRKFMYKEIKKATDSFSRVIGRGGFGTVYKAQFSDGFVAAVKRMNKASEQGEDEFCREMELLGRLHHRHLVALRGFCVEKHERFLMYEYMENGSLKNHLHSPGRTPLSWQTRIQIAIDVANALEYLHFYCDPPLCHRDINSSNILLDDNFVAKVADFGLAHASKSSTVSFEPVNTDIRGTPGYMDPEYMVTRELTEKSDVYSYGVLLLELVTARRAIQDSRNLVEWSQVFMATELRLPELVDPAIGDSFDSEQLQTIVTIVRWCTQREGRARPSIKQVLRLLYETSDPMHSGFIQAMQDEDYDGTEVMARNSKGKVQRGELIFHSGDARYLPSSSSTSRSYCSRSFLLETGSPQSPPGIFSV; translated from the exons ATGGCGGTGCACGGAGGAGCTGTCGTGCTCTTGGGTTTTCTCGTTTTCCTTAAATTCCAGCGGATAGTGATGGGAGGAG ATTGCCCCCTGGACTTAAGTGCGTCAAATTTTACTTTGGCAGCTTCTGCATGCTCTAATAATTATGACAGAGGGAAGTGCTGCCACTATGTCAATGCCTTTGTTGCAGTTGCTATGGCTCGTTATGCCAATTTGACAAGCAACCTGGGGGTTCCTTCAGAGTTATCTGAGGTCTGCCTTCATTTCATATCTGGAACTCTAGAACTGTATGGCATCCCTCCAAATGCAACAGTTTTTTGTGCACTTGGTACTAAAATTCCAGTTAATTATGAGTGCGAGGGCCGAACAACTGTTATGCAAATGCTGCAGTCTCCAGAGTTTGGTAATGTCACAGAGAATTGTAAGTTGCCACTTTCCGTGGAGAGTAGTTGTAGACAGTGCATAAATGCTGGCATTGTATACCTTCACCACCTGGGAGGAGCTGACAATAATATGACACTTGTTACCTGCCGGGATGCAACATTTGCTGCACTTGCAAGTCAAGGTGACAATGAGTCTGCCATTGAAATGGCAAGCTGTTTCTTTGGAGTTCAAGGGCTTAGTATTCCTTCAG AGCCATCCCCACCTTCGCTCACACCTGAGGCATCTCCAAGTACAGTACCTGCTGCCAGCCCCAGTCAGTCCTTAGTTAGAACACCTTTAATGGAATATCATCACACCAATCCCCTCATGGTAATCGCAGGTGTTGGCAGTGCAGTTACTGTAGTGGCTGTTTGGCTGCTGATAGTTTTGATATTTCTCATTCATAGAAAAAGCAAAGAGCTAGAGGATTCAGAAAGTCCTGACAAGACCTCATGGAAAGCTTTACCGCATCGGCTGAGCAGAAAATGCCAGGAAG GTCCATCATCCAAGTTCCGGAAGTTCATGTataaggaaataaagaaggCTACAGACAGTTTCAGCAGAGTCATAGGAAGAGGGGGCTTTGGTACTGTCTACAAGGCTCAGTTCTCCGACGGATTTGTGGCAGCAGTGAAGCGGATGAACAAAGCTTCAGAGCAAGGAGAGGATGAGTTTTGCCGAGAGATGGAACTTCTTGGGAGACTGCATCATCGTCATCTTGTGGCTCTAAGGGGCTTTTGTGTTGAAAAGCATGAGAG ATTTCTGATGTATGAGTACATGGAAAATGGAAGCTTaaagaatcatcttcatt CTCCTGGGAGAACTCCATTGAGTTGGCAAACAAGAATCCAGATTGCCATTGATGTGGCTAACGCTCTG GAATACCTACATTTTTATTGTGATCCTCCTCTCTGTCACAGAGATATAAACTCCAGCAATATTTTACTGGATGACAACTTTGTGGCAAAG GTTGCAGATTTTGGCCTTGCGCATGCTTCAAAAAGCAGTACAGTTAGCTTTGAACCAGTGAACACTGATATCCGGGGAACTCCAG GTTATATGGATCCTGAATATATGGTGACTCGGGAGCTGACCGAGAAGAGTGATGTGTACAGTTATGGTGTGCTGTTGCTGGAGCTAGTCACGGCAAGGCGAGCGATCCAAGATAGTAGGAATCTGGTGGAATGGTCCCAGGTTTTCATGGCAACCGAATTGAGGCTACCTGAACTTGTAGATCCTGCCATAGGGGACTCCTTTGACTCGGAGCAGCTTCAAACAATTGTGACAATTGTGAGATGGTGCACTCAAAGAGAAGGAAGGGCAAGGCCATCGATCAAACAGGTTTTGAGGCTGCTCTATGAGACTTCAGATCCAATGCATAGTGGTTTCATACAGGCTATGCAAGATGAAGATTATGATGGCACTGAAGTTATGGCAAGGAATAGCAAGGGGAAGGTTCAAAGGGGTGAGTTGATCTTTCACAGTGGGGACGCAAGGtatcttccttcatcttcaagtacATCTAGGTCCTACTGCAGCCGGAGCTTTTTACTCGAAACTGGCTCACCGCAATCTCCTCCTGGAATTTTCTCTGTTTGA
- the LOC122662313 gene encoding probable receptor-like protein kinase At1g49730 isoform X2, which produces MAVHGGAVVLLGFLVFLKFQRIVMGGDCPLDLSASNFTLAASACSNNYDRGKCCHYVNAFVAVAMARYANLTSNLGVPSELSEVCLHFISGTLELYGIPPNATVFCALGTKIPVNYECEGRTTVMQMLQSPEFGNVTENCKLPLSVESSCRQCINAGIVYLHHLGGADNNMTLVTCRDATFAALASQGDNESAIEMASCFFGVQGLSIPSEPSPPSLTPEASPSTVPAASPSQSLVRTPLMEYHHTNPLMVIAGVGSAVTVVAVWLLIVLIFLIHRKSKELEDSESPDKTSWKALPHRLSRKCQEGPSSKFRKFMYKEIKKATDSFSRVIGRGGFGTVYKAQFSDGFVAAVKRMNKASEQGEDEFCREMELLGRLHHRHLVALRGFCVEKHERFLMYEYMENGSLKNHLHSPGRTPLSWQTRIQIAIDVANALEYLHFYCDPPLCHRDINSSNILLDDNFVAKVADFGLAHASKSSTVSFEPVNTDIRGTPGYMDPEYMVTRELTEKSDVYSYGVLLLELVTARRAIQDSRNLVEWSQVFMATELRLPELVDPAIGDSFDSEQLQTIVTIVRWCTQREGRARPSIKQVLRLLYETSDPMHSGFIQAMQDEDYDGTEVMARNSKGKVQRGELIFHSGDARYLPSSSSTSRSYCSRSFLLETGSPQSPPGIFSV; this is translated from the exons ATGGCGGTGCACGGAGGAGCTGTCGTGCTCTTGGGTTTTCTCGTTTTCCTTAAATTCCAGCGGATAGTGATGGGAGGAG ATTGCCCCCTGGACTTAAGTGCGTCAAATTTTACTTTGGCAGCTTCTGCATGCTCTAATAATTATGACAGAGGGAAGTGCTGCCACTATGTCAATGCCTTTGTTGCAGTTGCTATGGCTCGTTATGCCAATTTGACAAGCAACCTGGGGGTTCCTTCAGAGTTATCTGAGGTCTGCCTTCATTTCATATCTGGAACTCTAGAACTGTATGGCATCCCTCCAAATGCAACAGTTTTTTGTGCACTTGGTACTAAAATTCCAGTTAATTATGAGTGCGAGGGCCGAACAACTGTTATGCAAATGCTGCAGTCTCCAGAGTTTGGTAATGTCACAGAGAATTGTAAGTTGCCACTTTCCGTGGAGAGTAGTTGTAGACAGTGCATAAATGCTGGCATTGTATACCTTCACCACCTGGGAGGAGCTGACAATAATATGACACTTGTTACCTGCCGGGATGCAACATTTGCTGCACTTGCAAGTCAAGGTGACAATGAGTCTGCCATTGAAATGGCAAGCTGTTTCTTTGGAGTTCAAGGGCTTAGTATTCC TTCAGAGCCATCCCCACCTTCGCTCACACCTGAGGCATCTCCAAGTACAGTACCTGCTGCCAGCCCCAGTCAGTCCTTAGTTAGAACACCTTTAATGGAATATCATCACACCAATCCCCTCATGGTAATCGCAGGTGTTGGCAGTGCAGTTACTGTAGTGGCTGTTTGGCTGCTGATAGTTTTGATATTTCTCATTCATAGAAAAAGCAAAGAGCTAGAGGATTCAGAAAGTCCTGACAAGACCTCATGGAAAGCTTTACCGCATCGGCTGAGCAGAAAATGCCAGGAAG GTCCATCATCCAAGTTCCGGAAGTTCATGTataaggaaataaagaaggCTACAGACAGTTTCAGCAGAGTCATAGGAAGAGGGGGCTTTGGTACTGTCTACAAGGCTCAGTTCTCCGACGGATTTGTGGCAGCAGTGAAGCGGATGAACAAAGCTTCAGAGCAAGGAGAGGATGAGTTTTGCCGAGAGATGGAACTTCTTGGGAGACTGCATCATCGTCATCTTGTGGCTCTAAGGGGCTTTTGTGTTGAAAAGCATGAGAG ATTTCTGATGTATGAGTACATGGAAAATGGAAGCTTaaagaatcatcttcatt CTCCTGGGAGAACTCCATTGAGTTGGCAAACAAGAATCCAGATTGCCATTGATGTGGCTAACGCTCTG GAATACCTACATTTTTATTGTGATCCTCCTCTCTGTCACAGAGATATAAACTCCAGCAATATTTTACTGGATGACAACTTTGTGGCAAAG GTTGCAGATTTTGGCCTTGCGCATGCTTCAAAAAGCAGTACAGTTAGCTTTGAACCAGTGAACACTGATATCCGGGGAACTCCAG GTTATATGGATCCTGAATATATGGTGACTCGGGAGCTGACCGAGAAGAGTGATGTGTACAGTTATGGTGTGCTGTTGCTGGAGCTAGTCACGGCAAGGCGAGCGATCCAAGATAGTAGGAATCTGGTGGAATGGTCCCAGGTTTTCATGGCAACCGAATTGAGGCTACCTGAACTTGTAGATCCTGCCATAGGGGACTCCTTTGACTCGGAGCAGCTTCAAACAATTGTGACAATTGTGAGATGGTGCACTCAAAGAGAAGGAAGGGCAAGGCCATCGATCAAACAGGTTTTGAGGCTGCTCTATGAGACTTCAGATCCAATGCATAGTGGTTTCATACAGGCTATGCAAGATGAAGATTATGATGGCACTGAAGTTATGGCAAGGAATAGCAAGGGGAAGGTTCAAAGGGGTGAGTTGATCTTTCACAGTGGGGACGCAAGGtatcttccttcatcttcaagtacATCTAGGTCCTACTGCAGCCGGAGCTTTTTACTCGAAACTGGCTCACCGCAATCTCCTCCTGGAATTTTCTCTGTTTGA